A window of Aquibium oceanicum genomic DNA:
GAAGGGCGAGACCCAGATGCCGGAGACCTTGAACATGTCGTCAGTGCGGCCGCAATAGACGTAGCGGCCCTCGGCCGTGCGCTCGTACTTGTCGCCCGTGCGCGTCCAGTGGCCCTCGAAGGTGGAGCGGCTCTTGTCGCGCTGGTTCCAGTAATTCTCCGCCGCCGACGGTCCGTTGACGAGAAGTTCGCCCACCTCGCCGTCGGCGACTTCCCTGCCGCTTTCGTCGACGAGGCGGACCTCGTATCCGGGCACCGCGACGCCCGACGTGCCGTAGACGACGCTGCCCGGCGCGTTGGAGAGGAAAATGTGAAGCATCTCGGTGGAGCCGACGCCGTCCAGGATATCGGTGCCGGTACCGGCCTTCCACTTGTTGCCGATCTCCGCCGGAAGCGCCTCGCCGGCCGACACGCAGATACGAAGCCGGTCCAGCCCCTTCGGCTCGTTCTGCGCCATGTGCGCCACCATGCCGGCATAGAGCGTCGGCACGCCGCAAAAGACCGTCGGGCGCACCTCGGCCATGGCCAGAAACATGTCGGCTGGCGTCGGCCGCCCGCGGAAGAGCGCTGCAGTGGCGCCCACCGCCATCGGGAAGGTCATCGCGTTGCCGAGGCCGTAGGCGAAGAAGAGCTTTGCCGCCGAAAGCACGACGTCGTCTTCCCGCGTCCCAAGCACCAGTGCGCCAAAGGTGTCGGAAGTGGCCTTGAGGCTGCCGTGGACGTGGCGCACGCCCTTCGGCCGGCCGGTGGAACCGGACGAATAGAGCCAGAAGGCGCATTCGTCCGCTCCGGCTTCCACGGTCCCGCCGGGGTTGCCCGCGGCGAGTTCGTCGGCAAACGACAGATGCTCGCCCGCCTCACCGCCGACGACGAAGACCTTCTTCAGGTGCGGCAGGCGCGGCAGGATCGGCGCGACGGTCGGCAGAAGTTCGGCCGAGACGAACAGCGCCCGCGCGCGGCTGTCGTTGAGGATGATTTCGTAATAGTCGGGCGACAGCAGCGTGTTGAGCGGCACGGGAACGACGCCTGCCTTGAGGCTGCCCCAGAAGATGATCGGGAACTCGATCTGGTCGAGCACGATCATCGCCGCGCGGTTCTCCTGCTCGATGCCGTGGAGGCGATAGAGATCGCCCATGCGGCCGGCCTCGGTCATGAGGTCGCCGTAGCTGAGGGTCCGCCCGCTCTGCCCGCATTCCACGAAGGCAGGCTTGCCTCCCCTGCCCTCCGCGACGTGCCGGTCGACGAAATAGGCCGCGGCGTTGCCGTTCGCTGGGTTCAACTCGGATCCTCCCCGATCAAGTCCGTGCTGGCATGCCGCGCAATCTCCTCCACGCGACATGCGATATCATGCAGGACATGCCGGGGACAGGCAAGCTTGAATGGTCGCCATACAACACCATTGATGCATTTTGTTGCACATTCGGCCGCAAACTCCGCGCCTTCGCGCGCCAAGCGTTGCTCCGCCCGGCAGGGCTATGCACTTTCGCACATCTTGCTCCCCCGGCCACCAATCGAGAGGGCCTTGGCAGCGGGCATCCGGCCAGACACTATCCGGCCAAAAGCAACCGGTCCGTGGAGGCTCTCATGGCGCGGGACGACGAGAAGCTTGAGGAAC
This region includes:
- a CDS encoding benzoate-CoA ligase family protein, with protein sequence MNPANGNAAAYFVDRHVAEGRGGKPAFVECGQSGRTLSYGDLMTEAGRMGDLYRLHGIEQENRAAMIVLDQIEFPIIFWGSLKAGVVPVPLNTLLSPDYYEIILNDSRARALFVSAELLPTVAPILPRLPHLKKVFVVGGEAGEHLSFADELAAGNPGGTVEAGADECAFWLYSSGSTGRPKGVRHVHGSLKATSDTFGALVLGTREDDVVLSAAKLFFAYGLGNAMTFPMAVGATAALFRGRPTPADMFLAMAEVRPTVFCGVPTLYAGMVAHMAQNEPKGLDRLRICVSAGEALPAEIGNKWKAGTGTDILDGVGSTEMLHIFLSNAPGSVVYGTSGVAVPGYEVRLVDESGREVADGEVGELLVNGPSAAENYWNQRDKSRSTFEGHWTRTGDKYERTAEGRYVYCGRTDDMFKVSGIWVSPFEVEQALVSHPDVLEAAVVAHRDETGLEKPRAFVVLKNGAGGDGLADALREHVKAKVGAWKYPRWIDIVPDLPKTATGKVQRFKLREGA